In the genome of Parus major isolate Abel chromosome 2, Parus_major1.1, whole genome shotgun sequence, one region contains:
- the TRIL gene encoding TLR4 interactor with leucine rich repeats — MGAPRRVRLMVLPRVLWGSVPLILLLLPAAEPICPEPCDCQQHQHLLCTNRGLRSVPKTAEPQDILTYSLGGNFIANISAFDFHRLAGLQRLDLQYNRIRSLHPKAFERLERLEELYLGNNLLPALAPGTLSTLAKLRILYVNANEIGRLSAASFSGLGSLVKLRLDGNELGSLGDSTFSGLPNLLYLHLESNRIRWLSRGAFTGLAKLRFLDLSGNQQSSLRHPDIFGPLRSLHTLLLASNSLRQLTGGLFQHLPGLAKLSLSGNRLSHLAPDAFRGLGSLKELRLEGNLLSHLPATLLEPLDSLEALDLSRNALTALHPAAFGRLGRLRELSLRDNALATLPGELFASSLALYRLELEGNAWSCDCRLRGLKRWLAAWHSQGRLLTVFVQCHLPPALAGKYLDYLQDAQLSLPQDGGPCPDGASPSPPSPEGLGGNNSAAGLPPGPPPTASTARLMMGVPMAASPTPAPLPSAAAWPRRAGANGVPPLVSDPCDFNKVFLHNLSVEAVGSSWVTVRWAVRPHRSPRLLGPARFRLLFDRFGAAVKFQRFVYLPERGEPAATLRELRPDTPYLVCVEGVLGGRVCPVAPRDHCAGLVTLPEGGTAAAAAGGPRGPDQQLLTLVLLAVNALLLLAALAAWAARLLRKKVLGRRRRKAAPVHVRQLYSTRRPLRSMGTGVSADFSGFQSHRPPRGAAACALSEADLIEFPCERFMDSGGGRHGDEHLLQRFAD; from the coding sequence ATGGGGGCGCCTCGCCGGGTCCGCCTGATGGTGCTGCCGCGGGTGCTCTGGGGCTCCGTCCccctcatcctcctgctgctgcccgcGGCCGAGCCCATCTGCCCCGAGCCATGCGattgccagcagcaccagcaccttCTCTGCACCAACCGGGGCCTGCGCTCCGTGCCCAAGACTGCCGAGCCGCAGGATATCCTCACCTACAGCCTCGGGGGCAACTTCATCGCCAACATCTCCGCCTTCGACTTCCACCGCCTGGCAGGGCTCCAGCGCCTGGACCTGCAGTACAACCGGATCCGCTCGCTGCACCCCAAGGCCTTTGAGCGCCTGGAGCGGCTGGAGGAGCTTTACTTGGGCAACAACCTGCTGCCAGCGCTGGCCCCTGGCACGCTCAGCACCCTGGCCAAGCTGCGCATCCTCTACGTGAACGCCAACGAGATCGGCCGTCTCAGCGCTGCCTCCTTCTCCGGCCTCGGCAGCCTTGTCAAGCTGCGACTGGATGGCAATGAGCTGGGCTCGCTGGGCGATTCCACTTTCTCAGGGCTGCCAAACTTACTCTATCTGCACCTGGAGTCCAACCGCATCCGCTGGCTGAGTCGCGGCGCCTTCACTGGCCTGGCCAAGTTGCGCTTCCTCGACCTCTCAGGGAACCAGCAGAGCTCCCTTCGCCACCCAGATATCTTTGGGCCGCTGCGCTCCCTTCacaccctgctgctggccagcaACAGCCTGCGGCAGCTGACGGGAGGGCTCTTCCAGCACCTGCCCGGCTTGGCGAAGCTCTCACTCAGTGGCAACCGACTGTCTCACCTGGCCCCGGATGCTTTCAGGGGGCTGGGATCCCTGAAGGAGCTGCGCCTGGAGGGGAACCTGCTGAGCCACCTACCTGCCACCCTACTGGAGCCGCTGGACAGCCTGGAGGCACTGGACCTGAGCCGCAATGCACTGACCGCCCTGCACCCGGCCGCCTTCGGCCGCCTCGGCCGCTTGCGGGAGCTCAGCCTGCGCGACAACGCACTGGCCACGCTCCCCGGCGAGCTCTTCgcctccagcctggccctctACCGCCTGGAGCTGGAGGGCAATGCCTGGAGCTGCGACTGCCGCCTTCGCGGCCTCAAGCGCTGGCTGGCGGCCTGGCACTCCCAGGGCCGCCTGCTCACCGTCTTCGTGCAGTGCCACCTGCCACCCGCCCTGGCCGGCAAGTACCTCGACTACCTGCAGGATGCCCAGCTGTCGCTGCCGCAGGACGGCGGCCCTTGCCCCGACGGTGCCTCTCCCTCCCCGCCATCCCCCGAGGGACTCGGTGGCAACAACAGCGCAGCGGGGCTGCCCCCAGGGCCACCTCCGACCGCCTCCACCGCCCGCCTGATGATGGGGGTGCCCATGGCCGCCAGCCCCACGCCGGCACCGCTGCCCAGCGCAGCGGCGTGGCCCCGAAGGGCCGGTGCCAACGGGGTTCCGCCGCTGGTGTCCGACCCGTGCGACTTCAACAAGGTGTTCCTGCACAACCTGTCGGTCGAGGCGGTGGGCTCCAGCTGGGTGACGGTGCGCTGGGCCGTGCGGCCGCACCGCAGCCCCCGCCTGCTGGGGCCGGCACGATTCCGCCTCCTCTTCGACCGCTTCGGCGCCGCCGTCAAATTCCAGCGCTTCGTGTACTTGCCGGAGCGCGGGGAGCCGGCAGCCACGCTGCGGGAGCTCCGCCCGGACACCCCGTACCTCGTCTGCGTCGAGGGCGTCCTGGGCGGCCGCGTGTGCCCGGTGGCGCCGCGGGACCACTGCGCCGGGCTGGTCACGCTGCCCGAGGGCGGCaccgcggcggcggcggcgggcgggcccCGCGGCCCCGACCAGCAGCTGCTGACGCTGGTGCTGCTGGCGGTGAAcgcgctgctgctgctggcggCTCTGGCCGCCTGGGCCGCCCGCCTGCTGCGCAAGAAGGTGCTGGGCCGTCGGCGTCGGAAGGCGGCCCCGGTCCACGTGCGGCAGCTCTACTCCACACGCCGCCCGCTCCGCTCCATGGGCACTGGAGTCTCCGCCGACTTCTCGGGCTTCCAGTCCCACCGGCCTCCCCGCGGCGCCGCCGCCTGCGCCCTCAGCGAGGCCGACCTCATCGAGTTCCCCTGCGAGCGCTTCATGGACAGCGGCGGCGGCCGGCACGGGGACGAGCACCTGCTGCAGCGCTTCGCCGACTGA